tatatatatatatacatatatatatatatatatatatatacatatacatatatatatatatatatatatatatatatatatatatatatatatatatatatatatatatatatatatatatatatatacatatacatatatatatgtatatatatatacatatatatatatacatacatatatatatatatatatatatatatatatatatatatatatatatatatatatatatatatatgtatatatatatatatatatacatatatatatatatatatatatatatatatatatatatatatatatatatatatatatatatatatattaattacttCTAATATATTTAATGGCAAttgttaaatatttattttatcctttgatataaaaaaaaaatataagtatgGATAaagaaattaagtaattaacataaaaggaaaatatataatacataaattaaaatattatttaatataatgtacaattaaatattttgaaaataaatgatTACAAGCGAGGTTGTTGTGCAAAatacaattgtattatataaatcaaaaaattatttaatataaaatatacaattaaatattttaaaaataaattattatacgtGATGTTATTGAGCAAAATGCAATTGCATATGTCATAATAAcacttgtttaattaattaatttatttaaattattaatgtcatactACCTTAATACCCCTTGACCTCTcggattgaccttgactttcggtcaagggGCTTTTTCTAAATTCCCCAACCTCCTTGATTGGGCCATGAGTTAATAACCTCCAAATACCCTAACTTTCCTCTGGTAAGTAACTTCCAATTGACCTAACTTCCCTCTGGTAAGTAGCTTCCAATTGACCTAACTTCCCGCTGGTAAGTAGCTTCCAATTGACCTAACTTCCCTTTTATAACTGACCCTTGCTCTTCACCATCATGACTTTCCTTCTTTAGTGCTGATAACCGCCCACCATTATCTATGATAACCAACCTTCTCCCAGAAGGAACTCCCTCtttaccattataaatagagatAGCCAGCATCAAAGGGGGAGGGATCTGAGAACGTCCTTTCTAATATCCTTACTCACAGTCCTCTTCATTAGCCAACCCAGATACAAGTAACCTCGACCCCGACATCTCTATTCCAGTGCTCATTCTataatcatttattcattaatctGACATttccgttctaacttgagcgtcggaggggttttccgggagatcaccccctggacaaggctaacgtgttgtgttgcaggaattcaagtcgcttccttccgCGAATTGTCGTTCCCGACAACGCTCCTGCTTCCTCCTCAAGCATTTCAAGTGtctcgcacttcctcgtttcataaccgaaacagtttggcgccgtctgtggggacttGAATAAAAAGGCATGGCTCCCAAGAAGAATCCAACTCAAACCACTACCGTGCACAGCACAGATACAAACACTTCAGCGggtcacgctaacaatcaagccgtgactcgccgtgatctggacatgctagcacgaaatcTCACTGCCGCCTTCtccgaacaactccgcgccgtcataaatagtaatcctactcaacaacgagtgTTGGAAGACATGGCGGACCGAATAAAAAATCTGCAagaacgaatcgaaccccatcGTGAGATACCGAAATcccatgaatctcaagatgggaactcaGGGATGTCACGTTCCAGcagaagaaataagaaaagaCGGGAGAGATCGAGGACCCATACAAGTCACGACAGAAGTGACCCTCGAGATGACAAATCCAAAACCGCCTCTCGAGACGCTCGTACCTATCTAGAAAGTAAGAAGCAGAGGGCGTCCGAAAGCGTTCAATCGCTGGTGGACAGAAGAAggaaagaaaggaagaaagcgCAGCTCACGGGATCTAGCCATCCCACCAGCCCCATCactatgccgcggaatgaggtCGGCAAAGATAATCTCCCTGAAGACTCCATGCCTATAAACTTTCCACTAGCTCCGGGaatactgaatactcccaacccGGCGAAGATACAGATCCCGAATATGACGGCATTCGATAGAACGTCCTGCCTAGAGGAACACTTGATGGCTTACAAGAACTTGATGCTGCTACACACCACCAACCCAGCATTGTGGTGcaaattcttcccaactactctcaTAGGAGTAGCTTTGTAGCATCTAGGTCACTTTGTAGCATCTAGAAGGCAGGAGAAGTCGAACTTCCACTTGCTTAGCATAACACAATTGGAAGGGGAGTCCATATCGTCATATTTGAAGAAGTTCCACGAAGCAGTGCTGGAGGTAATTGATTTGGAAGAATCGGTCGCCTTTAATGCcctgatcaacggaatgaaggctcaaaggctcaagttccagttggtcgaaagtcaagtgaagacatacgcATAGGCCATGAAGCAGTGTCAAAGCTACGTCACGGCTTCTGAGATATGTCAGGCATATGACCCCAAAAAACGAAAATCAGAAAAGAAGGATCCAATATCATCCCATCAATCCTCAAGGAACAGAGAGGAACACACATCAAGAAGAGATAGAAACTATATGCCGCGTCGTCCAGAACCTCCCTCAGACATGGGACCTCCACGATCCAGACATGTCTATGTCACAGAAGGAGAAGTCAGGACGCGAAATTTGCTCGACGGAGACAACGAcccgatgttcaaccgcaacagGAAAGACATATTCTTCGCCATTCGGGACTAGTTGCTAACTCCACCTCCTACTACCACCCCTTCCGATCGCCGCAACTACAATATGTGGTGTGACTACCACAAAGAACATGGCCACACCTTGGCCCAATGTcgcgaactcaaacgtatcctACATCAGTTGGCCGACGAGGGAAAACTGTCAAGGTTCATCAATCGGAAGGACTACGACGCGAAGGGAGAAGCAGAAAGGAGGCCTTGGAATCAAAGAAGCAGATCCCCCAAGAGGGACGAGGCTAGACGCGACAGTTCCAACACACAAGGAaccatcaacatgatttttggcgGCTACATCGAAGAATATCCTACCATCCGCGCCGCGAAAGACAGCGTACATGCTTTGCTCAAAGGACCTCCAAATACCAAATCAAGTGGACCGATCATGAGATTCGATGCCGCTACCTCCCAACCGCTGCAACAACCACATACTGATCTTTTGGTGGTTACCCtcaaaattgggcaaatgaaGGTTAAGCGAGTACTGGTAGATATCGAAAGCACGACCGATCTTATAACCATGGAGTGCCtaagaaaaatgaagtttgaagaaaaACACCTACAACCCCTCGACAAACCTTTGATCGGATTCGGGGGAAATCAAGTTATTCCACTAGGCACCATCATACTCCCTATACGAGTAGGGGAAAAAGACGGAAGCAGAACAatgcccatacgattcacggtgGTGGATCTCACATTCCCCTACAATGCCATCATGGGGCTCccactcatcaacaagatcaaagcCGCAATCTTTCCCCATCAACTCTTGTTGCAATTTGAGCAGGACGACGAACAAGTTGGCATCCTCAAGGGAGATCAGATGACGGCACGTCAATGCCTCGTCAACACCCTGAAGCGGGGAACTTCCGTCGTTCCCTTCAAAAGAGAGAGGAAAGAAAGGTCTCCAACCATCATGAGTGTGTATATGGACCATCCCAACACACACGAAAGGCCCCACCCAGTGGAACGATACGAGAAGGTAGAGGTATTCGAgggaaaacaaatcaaaataggGAAATATCTTCCAGATGCGGTCAGGCGAGATATCATTACCACCATAGCTGATTTCCGCGACATCTTCGCTTTTTTCACAGAAGAGATGCCTGACATACCCACAAGTGTCGTGTGCCACAAACTCGATATAAGACCAGGCTACAAACTAGTAAAGCAGAAGCTGCGACATCAAGGGAAAGAGCGAATAGAGGCCGCCAAAGAAGTGGTGGAAAAATTGCTGAAAGCCGGATTTATCAGGGAATGCAAATACTCCTATTGGCTCTCTAACGTTGTTCTTGTCAAGAAGTCAAATGGgaagtggaggatgtgcgttgaTTTTACATATCTGAACAAGGAATGCCCGAAAGATGATTATCCTCTCCCCAAGATAGATCGTTTGGTGGATTCCACGGCAGGCCACGCCCTACTGAGCTTCATGGATGCTAACGCAGGTTACCATCAGATCCCGTTAGCAACCGAAGACCAGCCGCATACAATATTCATTACAAATGTCGGCGTATACTGTTACAGAGTCATGCCCTTTAGGTTAAAGAATGTCGGAGCCACTTACCAAAGAATGGTAAACAAGGTCTTCCAGTCCCAGATTGGACGAAACTTGGAGGTATACGTGGACGAtatgatcacaaaaagcaagCAGGCGTCTGAACATGCCGCGGACCTCCGCGAAACATTCAAAACCCTCCGGAGACACCAAATGCGACTTAATTCAGACAAGTGCGTATTTGGGGTCACTAGAGGAAAGTGTCTTGGCTTTCTGGTGGACGAGAGAGGAAGCGAAGCAAACCCAGACAAGATCCGAGCTATTCAGGACATGAAATCCCCTACATCCGTGAAAGAAGTCCAAAAGCTAACAGGATGTGTGGCCGCCTTAGGGAGATTTCTATCCAAGTCCGCGGACAAATGTTCGCCTTTCTTCAAAACCctcaaacaaagcaagtttgaatgGACGAGAGAAGCTGAAGAATCCTTCCGCCAGTTAAAAGAGCACCTGTCCTCTTTACCAAAACTAGTTTAACCCATCAACGGGGAAAAGCTAGTCCTATACGTCTCTATCTCCGAATACTCGCTGTCAGGAGTATTAGTTgcggaaagagaaaagaagaaacTCCCAGTATACTCCGCCAGTTTAAGTTTGTGTGCTtgcaactaattattaaaatatattaaatcacgtaaagtgtaacacgagggaaatgaagctcttatatttgttgtgatccaagtataagggtgatgaacaggttgctctgtttggttagtatagctgccgacaggtattattatttctgatacttgatatgatgtttggtcttccttctatttgttgtgatccaagtagaaggggtgtgcacactagggttccctgagactactctgctggccttgaattatttggggtgacgacctcttgttgaagtaggtataggggtaaagcctcggcctactggcgttctcgttccctcaaatttaaaattgattatgtgtttgtcattattaattatcaaattaataaattggtttatatgatattatatatattattttctcaaattgttttctattaaactcagctatatgttattttctaaaattatttccaatttgattatattgtattttcttaaatcattttcaaacttaatcgtcttacgggatggagttggaattactcaatttttctgattttgggagtttttcccttgttttttcttgcattcttgtgtttcaggttattgattgcatgggaatcgcggagttaggatcacttagaaatatagcttttactagagtcgtatttcagttttaattttaccttaggttgtttaaattttatatggacacaaattacgtttcagtcttttcttatgttgtaagatcctttgttggatttaaaattattaagttatttcttagttgttaagccttacatttattttattagaaatagatgtggcggtaacactcccatgagtaggttttggctcatgtttttcattaaaggtgttttcaaaagttcgacctattctgagggtgttacaaatagaccgtggctgatagtgttcagtgcacctagcgggggaaaagatcctgaagttacggtccaacgaggacgttgtatctAAGTGGgagtgagtgtaataccccagatttagcttgaaaaagtattgatagactactcatatcaacaaggtgcatcttcttttctagggagcccatttgctaagaacttcacagttaagcgtgcttggtggagagcaatcttaggatgggtgacctcctgggaagttttcccgggtgcgcacgagtgaggccaaagtgcgctggaaagacttgtgttggtttgtggggctagtttaCAGTCTCCAaaagtagtcaccagcggtccaaggggccggggtgttacataatCGGTATGCCCTCCACAAGAGTCACCTACTACTCGCACAAcgagaatgaacaagaaaaaagaacaaatttGGACTTGCTCCCAGAAACAAGGGGAAACGCACTGTTAAGATCGATAGCccaaaaacaaaagatgatTCGCAGCTTCAACCGTCGTGTCAAAACAAGACATATCCAAGTTGGTGACCTCGTCCTCTGCAAAGTCAAAGCTACGGGAAATATAGTGGAGAAAGGAAAGCTAGGGCCAACTGGGATGGCCCATTCAAAGTTACCCGCGTCATCAAACCAGGGACGTTCGAATTGGAAGACACGAAAGGAAAGAAATTACCCCGCCCGTGGAATGGAGATCACTTGAAAAAgtactatatttaataaaattcgcAAGAGGCCAGTCAATAATCATTAGTTTCAAATATCAGTCAAGTCGTTATAATTTACATTTCCATTGTTATCATCTTCGTTGTTGATTACAAAGTCCAATATCAATATAGCAGAAGTTTCAGTATCCTCAGACTATTCAACTTCAAAGCTTCAACATTCACACATTCGGTTATATTCTACTTTCTCTATCATCTAGTTCTCAAgtattgcaaatcttattaaaatcAGTACTTTCTACAAAGAGATCAATGACCTCGACAAATCGGACCCTTTGAAAGGGGCCCCAAAATCAAAAccaataaaagttaaaatcaataaTTCATATAAATCCGATAGAAATCAGTgacatccataagtcggaccccttgagaggggtccAATGATCAAAGTTATTCtaagtaaatttttaatttccttATTTTCCATATCGGTCCGAATAAACCGCGACTTATGAGTCAGGCACCTAAAGAAATTCAAAGTGTTTTGAATAAATCCACGGCAAAAAACATCATAATTATCCAGCATAAATATAgacaaattattcaaattacaaCTCAATCCAAAACCTAGAAACATTCATCGTACATCGGCCAATACAACAAATTttacaattaaataattaaacatcgTTCAGAAATGCCTCGACGTCCCCTTCTGGATCTTGAGGCGGCAGCTGCGGAGACCCGGCCATTCCCTCACTGAGGCTCGGGGTGAAGCTTATAAATTCTTCAATATTAAACGGCTCTACCTCGATCTCAGATAAATCCTTGGATAAGCCCTGGAGGTTCTTCCCTTCATCAATGAGTAGATTTGACAAAAGCACAAACCCTCCAGCTTAGAAAGCGCCAAGTTCTCCGGGACATCCGAGGCTGAAGAAGGAGTGAGAGTTAACTTATCTAAATCAAGGCATAAAGCCTCCTTTTCACCCTCCATGTCAACCTTCTCCAGCCAAGCCCTTTCCTCCTCCACATCCCACCTTGGATCGATCAGCACCGCTGACTCCCGCTCGAGAATCGAAGCTAGGTTGGTCAAAGCTTCGTCCCCCTTTTAATTGGCCATTTGTTGGAGAGAATTGAAGTTGACGCCTAGCTCCGCGGCAGCCAGACGATATTTCTCATCGCTGATCTTAGAGCTGGCTTCCATCATCTCGGTTGTCAGATCTCCCAAAAAACTCGACGCCTCCGGCTCATCCGATGTCAGCCAATCCCTAGCTATTCGGGCTCTTCTTTCCGAGCGAAGTTTGTACACCTTAGCCGCGAATAGCAAGGTCTTGAACTTAGCCAGATCATCCGACACCTGTTGAATGAGGGTGGAGGACATATTGGAGGTCGTGTCCAAGCTTCCAATGGCCCCCTCTAGCTGCTTCTTGGCCCTCTCCCGCCACTGCTCAGTCCTGACCAAGCGCTCCTTCAGTTCGGCGCACTTGGCCAGTTTTTCTTTTAGGCCCGGCAGTTCGTCCAGATCTTCCCGGAGCTTCTTGAACTCGTCATTCTGCTCCGCGCAGCGGCAGGTCAAAGCCGCCAGGGTCTCTCTATCCGCGGCACTCTGACGGCTAAGATTCAGCACGAAAGATAGCCTCAAGAAAGTCTGTCAAAAAATCAAGTCAAAAATGGTCCGATGGTTCTCACGTTAAACAAAGCAACAAAAGAGAATATGGTACCTCAGCCGCGGAAGCCTGGAGTTGGCGAACCCTGTCACTGGGAGGCAAGGACTCCAGATGATTAACATCCTTCCTGCTGATCAGATGGGATGATGCCCTGTTGAAACGGGTGATCATACCCTTATGACCAAGTTCGCTGAAGAGGGTATCATGCAGGAAGGGTAGGACCTCCCTGCGACGATACACCTCCTCAACACGCGACTCCGGAGCCGCAGCTGACTCTCCCACCTTCTCCTTGCCCTTGCTGGAGAAGGGAACTGCACCCCCCACAGGAGTAGACACCTCCCTTTCTGCCGACCTCATCTGAAGAGGTACGGCAGTCCGAATGGTGTCTACAGAGGCCTTTTTCGTCGCACTCTCCGCGTGGGAAGAAGAGTCTCTTTTTCTCTTCCTCTCCTTCCCTTCCTTCTTCCTTACTTCCTTCATCTTAGGAGGGATCACCCTCTTAGATTCATCAGGAATATGAACCCTCTTCCTCTCCTCGAGAACCGGAGAGCCTCCTCTTCGCTGGGCACCTCGTCCAGTCCCTTCTCGACCGTAGCCGAATCCTACAAAGAGAAAAAGTTAAAACTCCTCATGGCTCGCTTACAAAAAATATGAAAGTATACCTTGGGCGGAAGAGGTAAAGGCTTCTACGCGGCCCTTTGGTTGGCCCCTTGAGCAAATCGCAGcacgctgaatttcttcatgagGTCTGGATTCTTTACCTTCAAATTCTCCTTGGCGTTCCCTGAAAAATCAAAAGTTAGAAACAAGTAAAATGCAAGGGTAAAGGAAAGAGCCAACCACCCTTACTctgatcgatagccaagctgatcccaaatgctgagaggaggttctcattctccagcTCAGAACGACCCGGTATCGAATTGAgctggacgttcatgggtttcctcccCAACTGCACGTCCATCTTCGCATATTTTATAATCACCGCATCAGTAAATGAACACTGCGGGATTCCATTATTAAAACCGGAAAGATTGGGCTTAATGTCAAAAGAAGTCTTGATGTTCCACCCCCTAGAACTGTACAAATAGGCGAActtcgtcctataccccttctggttatcagggaggtcgtggactatcttcagcccaCGGCGGTGTGTGAAGGTTATCCACCCGCAACCATGCAATTGGGAGTTACATAATCGGGCTCTAAAAATATATCTAAAAGCTGTTAGTGTCGGAGGTACGGtcaaaactttgcacaaaatCAAAAACGCCACCATACAGCCCCATGCGTTAGGGTATAACTCGGGCACAGAAACGTTCAAAAAATCTAACACTTCCCTAAAAAAAGGGATGAAGAGGAAACCTAAGCCCTAACTCGAAGGAAGGGAAATATACAGCTATACAATGAGGAGGGGGAAACCTAACAGTATCGTAGTTCACTGGAGTAATAACGTTCAAATCATCCTTCAAACCCCATTTCAAAGAGAAGGCATCCCGTTGTCTGTCCAAGTCCCTCTTAGTTTGAAGATCAATAAAGTAATTGAGGGGCCCGCCACCCGGGCATCAGCACCGCGCTTTCCCTTCTAGAAGACTCGGCTGCTCCCTCGatcttttccatatctacatacaataacccttccaagtcaggatttattcgcggcaagtaatttgggAAGAAAGCgacgctcacttcccaaggagtcGATTTCATTATCTCCGGTGTGTATATGGGGGATACAAACGACTCGTCCCCGGTCTTTATTGATTCGTAATGAGGGGTGATTCTTACTAAACTGCTATCATCCGAATCATTTATTAGCAACCCCTCCTTATTAAAACGTCTACATACTACCAATGGAATTTCCGTCGGGTTAGCAGAATTAATGTCCAAGTTAGCTAT
This genomic stretch from Amaranthus tricolor cultivar Red isolate AtriRed21 chromosome 9, ASM2621246v1, whole genome shotgun sequence harbors:
- the LOC130824124 gene encoding uncharacterized protein LOC130824124, with product MWCDYHKEHGHTLAQCRELKRILHQLADEGKLSRFINRKDYDAKGEAERRPWNQRSRSPKRDEARRDSSNTQGTINMIFGGYIEEYPTIRAAKDSVHALLKGPPNTKSSGPIMRFDAATSQPLQQPHTDLLVVTLKIGQMKVKRVLVDIESTTDLITMECLRKMKFEEKHLQPLDKPLIGFGGNQVIPLGTIILPIRVGEKDGSRTMPIRFTVVDLTFPYNAIMGLPLINKIKAAIFPHQLLLQFEQDDEQVGILKGDQMTARQCLVNTLKRGTSVVPFKRERKERSPTIMSVYMDHPNTHERPHPVERYEKVEVFEGKQIKIGKYLPDAVRRDIITTIADFRDIFAFFTEEMPDIPTSVVCHKLDIRPGYKLVKQKLRHQGKERIEAAKEVVEKLLKAGFIRECKYSYWLSNVVLVKKSNGKWRMCVDFTYLNKECPKDDYPLPKIDRLVDSTAGHALLSFMDANAGYHQIPLATEDQPHTIFITNVGVYCYRVMPFRLKNVGATYQRMVNKVFQSQIGRNLEVYVDDMITKSKQASEHAADLRETFKTLRRHQMRLNSDKCVFGVTRGKCLGFLVDERGSEANPDKIRAIQDMKSPTSVKEVQKLTGCVAALGRFLSKSADKCSPFFKTLKQSKFEWTREAEESFRQLKEHLSSLPKLV